The window AGTTAATTCTTTAGCCTTTTTAGTTTTACCTGCACGTGAAGGCACATGGCATAAATTGCATACATATTTGTGATTTAAGTCATAGCTATTCACAATAAAACTACCGCCACAGCAATTACAACTTTGCATTTTCAACATTTTGCTTTCAACAAAACGTACCAATGTCCAAGCGCGTGTCATTGACAATACTGGCTCTTCTTCGCCCTCTTGCTCCACTTGTTGCAAGTAAAGACTGTAAGCTTTAATGATGGCGTGTATGCCTTTTTCATCGGTGTAATCCACCATGAATTTGTATATATTAAAGAAAATTGATGAGTGAATATTTGGCTGCCAAGTTAAGAACCAATCAGTCGAGAATGGCAACATCCCTTTTGGTGGAGATACGCCTTTTAGCTCTTTGTAAAGTTTGATTAAGCGTTCACGAGATAAGGTTGTTTGAGATTCCAGAAGTTGTAATCTAGCACCTAGTTTAATCATTTTAATTGCTAGTTGGATTTGTTCTGCTTCATTCACTACACTTTTCTTTTCCATCATATTCCCCTTAACTTAAAGTCAAACGCTATTCGCTAACTCATGTGATTAATGTGCCATTGCTTCGGCATTTTGGCCTGCCATTAAAACAGCAGTATGCAAGTGGGCTTGTGCGCGATCTTTTGTATAATTTGTTAACATGCCCAAAATTGCGCTATCATCAAAACGGAAACGTGCTAGCATCATGTTTGCGTTACTGAGTTTAAGTAACTGTAAGTTGCTTAAACCTTCGAGCAAATCTGCGATGTCTTTGCTGATACCTAGGCGGAAAATTGCAGTGGCTTTATCTGAACGGATTAACTGCTGTGCCAACATTAAGTAGTTTAAGTTTGCATCTTTAATTTCTGCCATCATTTCAAATTCGTTCATTTTATTTCCCCATTCATTTTTACTTCGGTTGTAAATAATGTGTTGCGCGTATGGGTTGTACTTTGAGCTTATTAACATATCTTAACAATTAGGGTTTGTCGGTTAATTCGGTAGGATAAGCGGACGCACCCATGTAGGTGTTTGTCTTACAAACACCTACATGGGGCTAATGGAATCTATATATATCAATCACTTAACCAATCGTAAATAGTTAAAGTGTGTGTAAGAATGTGTTAAATCTGTAATTTCATTCTAAAAAATATCCTAAAAATTTTCTAAAGTTTTACAAAGCTTCACCGTTACCACTGTTTACGTATTAGTTTTTGACTATAAAACTCAATACGTTAAGAACATTGACGGCATTCATTTCAAATTCTTTAATCCGATTACAAAATAATTTGTAAAAACAATTTCGGTTTCATCTAATAAACATTTATCGGCAGCACTTTAGAAAACTTTAGGGAAATTTCGAAAAAATATTAATTATTTTTAAAAATAATTATAAGTTTATGAATTTATTGATAAAAATTCAGTAAATAATCTATAGAAAACAGCTTTTAAGGTGGTTAATTAGTTTAAATCTCACCGCAGACACTCAAGAAAGGGCTGGTTTCACCCTTTTATTCCAAAGATGCAATCGCATTGATTCGCCTGATAATTCATCCCATGTAGTCAACAAAGTAACAAGAATATTTTTACTTGAATGTTGATTTGAACAAACTTTAGGAATCGTCATGGCAGAAGACAGCGATTTAGAAAAAACAGAACAGGCCTCCTCCAAGCGCTTAGAAGAAGCTCGGAAAGAAGGCGATGTGCCACGCTCTCGCGAGTTGGCCACTGTCACTGTGCTTTTCACCGCTGGCTTAACCATACTGATCATGAGCGAACATCTTAATCAAGCATTGAAAACCACAATGAGTGCCGGTTTACAATTTGATCGAACTGCAGCATTTGAGCCAACTGTCTTACTCATGAGAACAGCAGATTCGATTTCATCTTTATTAACGGCATTCGCGCCGCTAGCTTTAATTTTAGTAGCAGTCGCTATTGCAGCACCTGTACTAGTAGGTGGTTGGATATTTAGTGGCAAAGCCTTCGTACCACAATTTAGCCGGTTAAATCCCATTAAAGGTT is drawn from Methylotenera versatilis 301 and contains these coding sequences:
- the flhD gene encoding flagellar transcriptional regulator FlhD, with amino-acid sequence MNEFEMMAEIKDANLNYLMLAQQLIRSDKATAIFRLGISKDIADLLEGLSNLQLLKLSNANMMLARFRFDDSAILGMLTNYTKDRAQAHLHTAVLMAGQNAEAMAH
- the flhC gene encoding flagellar transcriptional regulator FlhC produces the protein MEKKSVVNEAEQIQLAIKMIKLGARLQLLESQTTLSRERLIKLYKELKGVSPPKGMLPFSTDWFLTWQPNIHSSIFFNIYKFMVDYTDEKGIHAIIKAYSLYLQQVEQEGEEEPVLSMTRAWTLVRFVESKMLKMQSCNCCGGSFIVNSYDLNHKYVCNLCHVPSRAGKTKKAKELTYKLVAIPA